A genomic stretch from Candidatus Thiothrix anitrata includes:
- a CDS encoding type II toxin-antitoxin system HigB family toxin — protein sequence MHVISRKPFNDASLKFLNDADAIEAAYKTLRNDNFANPLALKAVFPSLDNFRYKDKWWVIDIGGNNLRLLAFIEFRDNRMYVKHIVTHADYDKLCKKYAREAD from the coding sequence TTGCACGTCATATCCCGAAAACCCTTTAACGACGCAAGCCTGAAATTTCTCAATGACGCTGATGCGATTGAGGCGGCCTACAAAACCCTACGGAACGACAATTTTGCCAATCCACTGGCGTTAAAAGCTGTTTTTCCCAGTCTGGATAATTTTCGTTACAAGGATAAATGGTGGGTTATCGACATTGGTGGTAACAATCTGCGCTTACTAGCATTCATTGAATTTCGGGATAACCGTATGTATGTCAAACATATTGTTACTCATGCTGACTATGACAAACTCTGTAAAAAATACGCACGGGAGGCTGACTAA
- a CDS encoding helix-turn-helix domain-containing protein codes for MDFAAVKIQAKDLFTQAGFITEIRNDTDYENALALLEELLEDYDDYRTLIGILTNTIEAWENVAPEFAAFNQRIAQLDDGVAVLRTLMDQYQLKADDLKNEIGGKSLVSMILNGSRNMTREHIQALSLRFNLNPSVFFRTASVPVTLHLVTT; via the coding sequence ATGGACTTCGCTGCTGTCAAAATTCAAGCAAAAGACCTCTTCACGCAAGCCGGTTTCATTACTGAGATACGCAATGACACTGACTACGAAAATGCACTCGCACTATTAGAAGAGTTGCTGGAAGACTATGACGATTACCGCACGCTAATTGGGATTCTCACCAACACCATTGAGGCGTGGGAAAATGTTGCCCCCGAATTTGCTGCCTTCAATCAGCGTATAGCACAATTGGATGACGGCGTTGCGGTACTGAGGACATTGATGGATCAATATCAACTAAAAGCCGACGATTTGAAAAACGAAATCGGTGGTAAGAGCTTGGTTTCCATGATTCTCAATGGATCACGTAATATGACCCGTGAGCATATTCAAGCCTTATCATTACGCTTTAACTTGAATCCATCGGTGTTTTTCCGTACTGCCAGCGTACCCGTTACGCTGCACTTGGTCACGACATAG